In the Ilumatobacteraceae bacterium genome, one interval contains:
- a CDS encoding IS110 family transposase, producing MRQVFVGLDWAEDHHDVFVEDDNGQRLGGGRLPEGVEGVARFHELVAGRVDDPADVIVATETDRGLFIGALVAAGYTVLAVNPMSTSRYRERHSTSGAKSDPGDAKVLADLARTDAHNHRPVAGDSELAEAVKVLARAHQTMIWSRQRHTNQLRSTLREFYPAALEAFDELAGRDALAVLTIAPTPMTGKLLSRSKIAAALRRGGRQRRIDERSVEIQTALRTEQLEAPALVTDAMGASVAALVAVIVEMQIQVDRLEAELADRFEQHPDAKVIRSLPGLGMTLGARVLAEFGDDPNRYADAKSRKNYSGMSPITRASGKHHVVLARYARNRRLADACYQWAFATLTASPGARLFYDARRAAGDTHHRALRALANRLVGILHGCLRHHTIYDEHTAWAHRLNLAA from the coding sequence ATGAGGCAGGTGTTCGTCGGCCTGGACTGGGCTGAGGACCATCACGACGTGTTCGTCGAGGACGACAACGGCCAACGGCTCGGCGGCGGCCGGCTGCCCGAAGGTGTGGAGGGTGTCGCCCGGTTCCACGAGTTGGTGGCCGGTCGCGTCGACGACCCGGCCGATGTGATCGTCGCGACCGAAACCGACAGGGGGTTGTTCATCGGCGCCCTGGTGGCTGCCGGGTACACGGTGCTGGCGGTGAATCCGATGTCGACGTCGCGCTATCGCGAACGGCACTCGACGTCGGGCGCCAAGTCCGACCCCGGTGACGCCAAGGTGCTCGCCGACCTGGCCCGCACCGACGCTCACAATCACCGGCCGGTGGCCGGCGACAGCGAACTGGCCGAAGCCGTCAAAGTGCTCGCCCGGGCGCATCAGACGATGATCTGGAGCCGGCAACGCCACACCAACCAGCTGCGTTCCACGTTGCGCGAGTTCTACCCGGCAGCTCTGGAAGCATTCGATGAACTGGCCGGACGCGATGCTCTCGCGGTGTTGACGATCGCGCCGACCCCGATGACCGGCAAGCTGCTGTCACGCTCGAAGATCGCCGCTGCTTTGCGTCGCGGTGGTCGGCAACGGCGCATCGACGAACGCAGCGTCGAGATCCAGACCGCGCTCCGCACTGAGCAGCTCGAAGCACCCGCTCTGGTCACTGACGCGATGGGCGCCAGCGTTGCCGCTCTCGTGGCGGTGATCGTCGAGATGCAGATCCAGGTCGACCGCCTCGAGGCCGAGCTGGCCGACCGTTTTGAACAACACCCGGACGCCAAGGTCATCCGTTCCCTGCCAGGATTGGGGATGACGCTCGGCGCCCGGGTGCTCGCCGAGTTCGGGGACGACCCGAACCGCTATGCAGACGCCAAGTCTCGCAAGAACTACTCCGGCATGTCACCCATCACCCGCGCCTCGGGCAAACATCACGTCGTGCTCGCCCGCTACGCCCGCAACCGGCGCCTCGCCGACGCTTGCTACCAGTGGGCCTTCGCAACACTCACCGCCAGCCCCGGAGCCCGCTTGTTCTACGACGCCCGCCGAGCCGCCGGCGACACCCACCACCGAGCACTACGCGCCCTCGCCAACCGCCTCGTCGGCATTCTCCACGGCTGCCTCCGCCACCACACCATCTACGACGAACACACCGCCTGGGCCCACCGGCTCAACCTCGCCGCTTGA
- a CDS encoding response regulator transcription factor — MNTLLFIEDDDGIRLALRLALEDEGYTVHEAANGTDGLARFAEHEVDLVLLDLRLPDMSGFDVCRSLRATSTVPIIIITAQTDTHDMVAGLEAGADDYVTKPVVPKELAARIRALMRRVHLLENTAAAPKSVMLGDIELRREQGIVLKGGQELSLTKTEFRLLCEFADHAGAVLSRDQLLERVWGYEYLGDSRLVDAHVRRLRLKVEDQPDEPQLIITARGIGYRLVA; from the coding sequence GTGAACACCCTGCTCTTCATCGAAGACGACGACGGCATCAGACTGGCCTTGCGGCTGGCGCTCGAGGACGAGGGGTACACCGTCCACGAGGCAGCCAACGGCACCGACGGTCTGGCCCGTTTCGCCGAACACGAGGTCGACCTCGTGCTGCTCGACCTCCGGCTCCCCGACATGTCGGGCTTCGACGTGTGTCGGTCGCTGCGGGCGACGAGCACCGTGCCGATCATCATCATCACCGCGCAGACCGACACCCACGACATGGTCGCCGGTCTCGAAGCAGGTGCCGACGACTACGTCACCAAGCCGGTCGTCCCCAAGGAGCTCGCCGCCCGGATCCGTGCGCTCATGCGCCGCGTCCACCTGCTCGAGAACACCGCGGCGGCCCCCAAGTCGGTGATGCTCGGTGACATCGAACTGCGGCGCGAACAGGGGATCGTCCTGAAGGGTGGTCAGGAGCTCAGCTTGACCAAGACCGAGTTCCGGCTGCTCTGTGAGTTCGCGGACCATGCGGGCGCGGTGCTCTCACGCGATCAACTCCTCGAACGGGTCTGGGGATACGAGTACCTCGGTGACTCCCGCCTGGTCGACGCTCACGTGCGCCGTCTCCGCCTCAAGGTCGAGGACCAGCCCGACGAGCCGCAGCTGATCATCACCGCCCGCGGCATCGGCTACCGCCTCGTCGCCTGA
- a CDS encoding HAMP domain-containing sensor histidine kinase, giving the protein MARRRSLRLSTRVTIFFGAMVLLGGIGLTVATFFFARNSLLEQQITTAKSDAIANATRVNELLDLAPDDIALNFLDIDTDPQGFAVLLESPSFPNRTGPLFSRSTFSLSDLPQSLVETVESGAAGQQLFVNENGEPFIGVGVNLRAWDVGYIEAFPLDTTERTLQILATALVVGSILAAVVATFFGWSTSRRLLRPISNVADAAGEIASGKLGARLDTEDDPDLNRLAGSFNDMADAVEERISREQRFASDVSHELRSPITALTAAIEVLDARRDDLSDRGKQALDVVVGQVRRFNDMVIDLLELSRIDANASEINRESVDIVELCDRVSQRYGYGELPIEVHRRARRRAMIDRVRFERILGNLLDNATNHGDGPTRIAIEPSDVKRNVNIVVEDAGPGVAVGERTRIFERFARGSAARNRIGTGLGLALVAEHAVALGGEAWVEDRPGGGARFVVRLPTEEPS; this is encoded by the coding sequence ATGGCCCGACGGCGCTCGCTGCGACTCAGCACCCGGGTCACCATCTTCTTCGGAGCGATGGTCCTGCTCGGTGGCATCGGCCTGACCGTCGCCACCTTCTTCTTCGCACGCAACTCGCTGCTCGAACAGCAGATCACCACGGCGAAGTCCGATGCGATCGCCAACGCGACCAGGGTGAACGAACTGCTCGACCTCGCACCCGACGACATCGCCCTCAACTTCCTCGACATCGACACCGATCCCCAGGGCTTCGCGGTGCTGCTGGAGAGCCCGTCGTTCCCCAACCGCACAGGTCCGCTGTTCTCGCGGTCGACCTTCTCGCTGAGCGACCTGCCGCAGTCGCTCGTGGAGACGGTCGAGTCGGGTGCGGCAGGTCAACAGCTGTTCGTCAACGAGAACGGTGAGCCCTTCATCGGCGTCGGGGTCAACCTGCGGGCGTGGGATGTCGGCTACATCGAGGCGTTCCCGCTCGACACCACCGAACGGACGTTGCAGATCCTCGCCACCGCGCTCGTCGTCGGGTCGATCCTGGCCGCCGTCGTGGCAACCTTCTTCGGCTGGTCGACCAGTCGCCGGTTGCTGCGCCCGATCTCCAACGTCGCCGACGCCGCCGGTGAGATCGCATCCGGCAAGCTCGGCGCCCGACTCGACACCGAGGACGACCCGGATCTCAACCGTCTCGCCGGCTCGTTCAACGACATGGCCGACGCCGTCGAGGAGCGGATCAGCCGCGAGCAGCGGTTCGCGTCCGACGTCAGCCACGAGCTGCGCTCGCCGATCACGGCCCTGACGGCGGCGATCGAGGTGCTCGACGCCCGCCGCGACGACCTGAGTGACCGCGGCAAGCAGGCGCTCGACGTGGTCGTCGGCCAGGTCCGGCGATTCAACGACATGGTGATCGACCTGCTCGAGCTCTCGCGGATCGACGCCAACGCCTCGGAGATCAACCGAGAGTCCGTCGACATCGTCGAGCTGTGCGATCGGGTGTCGCAACGCTACGGCTACGGCGAACTCCCGATCGAGGTCCATCGTCGGGCGAGACGACGGGCCATGATCGACCGGGTCCGCTTCGAGCGGATCCTCGGCAACCTGCTCGACAACGCGACGAACCACGGCGACGGACCCACCCGCATCGCGATCGAGCCGTCCGACGTCAAGCGCAACGTCAACATCGTCGTCGAGGACGCAGGCCCCGGCGTCGCCGTCGGCGAACGGACCCGCATCTTCGAGCGCTTCGCCCGCGGCAGCGCCGCCCGGAACCGAATCGGCACCGGGCTCGGCCTGGCCCTGGTGGCCGAACACGCCGTCGCGCTCGGCGGCGAGGCCTGGGTCGAAGACCGCCCCGGTGGCGGCGCCCGGTTCGTCGTCCGACTCCCGACCGAGGAACCGTCATGA
- a CDS encoding GerMN domain-containing protein: MRRLTALTLAPLLLIAACALPTDQRATPYDRDDLPPAIANTTTTSTTTTTPPSTTIASTDSSTPTVPAPTTTSAVFATTVVDLYYTVGFSDEMARLKRSLPDDASTAQVINQLESPLPDVAEIRYQTSVRRGMVTGDVVVDRGVATVELDGGIISEMSETNLRRAIAQLVLTLTSFSTDDNGAIGRVRFVIDGEGFEVFVPAFGGSSEPGEELAFEDFSSLIAATATPTTTTTTTTTTTTTTTTTTTTEPPTTEAPTTEPDETAA; this comes from the coding sequence ATGCGACGCCTGACTGCGTTGACCCTGGCGCCGCTGCTGCTGATCGCCGCGTGTGCGTTGCCGACCGACCAGCGGGCGACGCCGTACGACCGCGACGACCTGCCGCCGGCGATCGCCAACACCACGACGACGAGCACCACCACCACGACGCCGCCGTCGACCACGATCGCGTCCACCGACTCGAGCACCCCGACGGTGCCGGCTCCGACGACGACGAGCGCGGTGTTCGCGACCACCGTGGTCGATCTCTATTACACCGTCGGCTTCTCCGACGAGATGGCTCGCCTGAAGCGCTCCCTGCCCGACGACGCCTCGACCGCCCAGGTGATCAACCAACTCGAGTCGCCGCTCCCCGACGTCGCCGAGATCCGCTACCAGACCTCGGTGCGACGTGGCATGGTCACCGGCGACGTCGTCGTCGACCGCGGGGTCGCCACCGTCGAGCTCGACGGCGGCATCATCTCCGAGATGTCGGAGACGAACCTCCGGCGGGCGATCGCTCAGCTCGTGCTGACGCTGACGTCGTTCAGCACCGACGACAACGGCGCCATCGGCCGGGTGCGGTTCGTGATCGACGGCGAGGGTTTCGAGGTGTTCGTGCCGGCGTTCGGCGGCAGCAGCGAACCGGGTGAAGAGCTGGCGTTCGAGGACTTCTCGAGCCTGATCGCAGCAACCGCGACGCCGACCACTACGACCACGACCACGACCACGACCACGACCACGACGACCACCACGACCACGACCGAGCCGCCGACGACCGAAGCGCCGACGACCGAACCTGACGAGACCGCCGCCTGA
- a CDS encoding enoyl-CoA hydratase-related protein produces MGDHDVLVRLELDAGIATITLDSQHNRNALSRRLIAELHERLDQAEAADARAIVLRHEGPAFCAGADLKERAVDDGPLDSTPMVTVMRRLMDTDRPTIAAVRGAVRAGGIGLMASCDLVVVHDDVNFALTEVRIGVAAAIISVPILRRVPAGKIAAAMLTGEVFSAEDAREMGLVTHVTDDVAAWVAALCEGVLAGAPRAVAETKRLLRRVPTLDADTAFDEMRRLSDELFRSPDAAEGMAAFREKRAPVWPG; encoded by the coding sequence ATGGGTGACCACGACGTACTCGTCCGGCTGGAACTCGACGCCGGCATCGCCACGATCACGCTCGACTCGCAGCACAACCGCAATGCGCTCTCTCGACGCCTGATCGCCGAACTCCACGAGCGACTCGACCAGGCAGAGGCCGCCGACGCCCGAGCGATCGTGCTCCGTCACGAGGGGCCGGCGTTCTGTGCCGGTGCCGACCTCAAGGAACGTGCGGTCGACGACGGTCCGCTCGATTCGACGCCGATGGTCACCGTGATGCGGCGCCTGATGGACACCGACCGGCCGACGATCGCGGCGGTCCGGGGCGCCGTGCGCGCCGGCGGGATCGGGCTGATGGCGTCGTGCGACCTGGTCGTCGTCCACGACGACGTGAACTTCGCGCTGACCGAGGTGCGGATCGGCGTCGCCGCCGCGATCATCTCGGTGCCGATCCTCCGGCGGGTCCCGGCGGGCAAGATCGCTGCGGCGATGCTCACGGGCGAGGTGTTCTCCGCCGAGGACGCCCGCGAGATGGGGCTGGTCACCCACGTCACCGACGACGTCGCCGCCTGGGTGGCCGCGCTCTGCGAGGGCGTCCTGGCCGGTGCTCCCCGCGCCGTCGCCGAGACCAAGCGCCTGCTGCGACGGGTTCCGACGCTCGATGCCGACACCGCCTTCGACGAGATGCGACGGCTCAGCGACGAACTGTTCCGCAGCCCCGACGCCGCCGAGGGGATGGCCGCGTTCCGCGAGAAGCGGGCGCCGGTCTGGCCGGGCTGA